One Rhizobiales bacterium GAS188 DNA window includes the following coding sequences:
- a CDS encoding tRNA(Arg) A34 adenosine deaminase TadA — MTIAFEEARAAAERGEVPVGAVVVRDGEILAAAGNRTLELRDPTAHAEMLAIRAACGLAASERLPGCDIYVTLEPCPMCATAISFARLRRLYFGAADPKMGGVEHGPRIFSQPICHHRPEIYGGIREGEMAELIKAFFKSRRE, encoded by the coding sequence ATGACGATCGCCTTCGAGGAGGCGCGCGCTGCGGCGGAGCGCGGTGAGGTGCCGGTCGGCGCCGTGGTGGTGCGCGATGGCGAGATCCTCGCCGCGGCCGGCAACCGCACCCTCGAATTACGCGATCCGACGGCTCATGCCGAGATGCTCGCCATAAGGGCGGCCTGCGGGCTTGCGGCGTCCGAACGCCTGCCCGGCTGCGACATCTATGTCACCTTGGAGCCCTGCCCGATGTGCGCTACCGCGATCTCCTTCGCGCGCTTGCGGCGCCTGTATTTCGGTGCCGCCGACCCCAAGATGGGCGGGGTGGAGCACGGGCCGCGCATCTTCTCGCAGCCGATCTGCCATCACCGGCCCGAGATCTATGGCGGCATCCGGGAGGGGGAGATGGCCGAGCTGATCAAGGCCTTCTTCAAGTCGCGGCGCGAGTGA
- a CDS encoding NTE family protein has protein sequence MMRKRAKAAPGTTTPKRPSIALALGGGGARGLAHIAVLEALDEMGLRPVAIAGTSIGAIIGAAYAAGLPAARIRAHVLSALRNRTRVFASLIEARVGRIGDLFTRGNPVLIDGERLLDRFWPDEVPDAFEDLAIPFTAVATDYYGRGEVAFTSGALVSAVAASMALPGLIKPVEIAGRLLIDGGAVNPLPCDLVRGKADILIAVDVTAAPSVEENGQPSAFSTLFGAAQIMQGAIVSAKLRTHPPDLLVRPDVDGFGALDFFKAQRILDAAAPAKAKFKEKLAARLAKG, from the coding sequence ATGATGCGGAAGCGTGCCAAGGCAGCACCCGGGACGACCACGCCGAAGCGGCCTTCCATCGCGCTGGCGTTGGGCGGCGGCGGGGCGCGCGGCCTCGCCCATATCGCGGTGCTGGAGGCGCTCGACGAGATGGGGCTGCGTCCCGTCGCCATCGCCGGCACCTCGATCGGAGCGATCATCGGCGCGGCCTATGCGGCAGGGCTGCCGGCGGCGCGCATCCGCGCCCATGTGCTCTCCGCGCTGCGCAACCGCACCCGCGTCTTCGCCAGCCTGATCGAGGCCCGGGTCGGGCGCATCGGCGACCTGTTCACGCGCGGCAATCCGGTGCTGATCGACGGCGAACGCCTGCTCGACCGCTTCTGGCCGGACGAAGTTCCCGACGCGTTCGAGGATCTCGCCATTCCGTTCACGGCCGTCGCCACCGATTATTACGGGCGCGGCGAGGTCGCCTTCACGTCGGGCGCGCTCGTCAGCGCGGTCGCCGCCTCGATGGCGCTGCCCGGCCTCATCAAGCCGGTCGAGATCGCCGGCCGGCTGCTGATCGACGGGGGAGCCGTCAACCCGCTCCCCTGCGACCTCGTGAGAGGTAAGGCCGATATCCTGATCGCTGTCGATGTGACGGCTGCGCCTTCGGTGGAGGAGAATGGTCAGCCAAGCGCCTTCTCGACCTTGTTCGGCGCCGCCCAGATCATGCAGGGCGCCATCGTGAGCGCGAAGCTGCGCACGCATCCGCCCGACCTTCTGGTGCGGCCGGATGTCGACGGCTTCGGCGCGCTCGATTTCTTCAAGGCGCAGCGCATCCTGGACGCTGCCGCTCCCGCCAAGGCCAAGTTCAAGGAGAAGCTCGCGGCGAGGTTGGCGAAGGGGTAG